In Lacibacter sp. H407, the genomic window ACGCTCACTTAAATGACATACTGTTCCGTAGCGATCACCAGCAACTTGTATTTCAATATGACGTGGCTCTTCTACAAACTTTTCCAGATAGATGCCATCATTTTTAAATGAAGCTCCTGCTTCATTCTTCGCCATATCAAAATTACGTTCCAATTCATCTTCACTCCACACCACACGCATTCCTTTACCACCGCCACCTGCTGTTGCTTTTAAAATAACAGGATAGCCAACTTCACTTGCAATTTGTTTGGCATGGTCCACACTTTCTAATAATCCACCACCGCCCGGCACTACAGGAACCCCGGCTTTGATCATCGTTTCTTTGGCAGTGATCTTATCACCCATTGAACGAATCTGATCGGGCGTAGGTCCAATAAATTTAATTCCGTTTTGTCCGCAGATCTCGGCAAACTTTGCATTCTCTGCTAAAAAACCATAACCCGGATGAATGGCATCTGCATTGGTAATCTCAGCAGCTGCAATAATATTGGGAACATTGAGGTACGATTCTGCACCGGCAGGTTTTCCAATACAAACCGCTTCATCCGCAAACTTCACATGCAGACTCTCTCTGTCGGCAGTAGAATAAACAGCCACCGTTTTAATACCCATTTCACGACAAGTGCGGATAATGCGTAATGCAATTTCACCACGGTTGGCAATCAATATCTTTTTAAACATGGAGACAATTTGAAAATTTGAGAATTAGATAATTTGAAAATGAACGGCAATCTGAAATTTGAAAATGGTTTTGCATTTTCAAATTTTCAAATTAACACATTCTCAAATTAACTTGGGTCTACGAGGAATAATGGCTGATCATATTCAACAGGCGATTGATCTTCCACCAATATCTTTACGATCTTACCTTTTACTTCGCTTTCAATTTCATTGAACAGCTTCATCGCTTCAATAATGCACACCACTTTACCAGGTGTAACTTCTGAACCCACTTCAACAAACAGTGGTTTATCAGGAGATGGCTTGCGATAAAATGTTCCGATCATCGGACTCTTGATCGTGATGTATTTGCTGTTGTCATCAGCAGGTGCAGCAGTAGTTGTTGGGGCAGCTGGTGCAGCAGCAATAGCAGGTGCCGGAGCAGGAGCCGGAGCTAATGCAGGAGCCGATTGAAACTGACCAGAGATCACTGTTTGCTGTATGATCTCGTCTTTTTGTCGTATGGTTACTTTAAAGTCTTTTTCTTCAATTGTAAGTTCACTGAGATTCGATTTGTTGACCAATTTTATCAACTCCTGAATTTGCTTGAAATCCATGATCGTGAGGTTTAATTTAGTGAATAATAACGGGCGGCTAAGATAAGGGAATCAGTTCCAGAAATGAGCAATTTTTTACAATTTCGGGCAAAAATGGGCCAAAAATGCCCAAAATCATAAGAAAAACGACAAAAAACAGGCAAATCCGATGGCTCAAAAAATGCCAAGTTGATTCAAGAGTATTACTGAATAATGAACCTGCACGTGTACTGATCCTTTCCTACACGAAGACTGATCAGATAAAATCCTTTGGGCAAGTTACTGATGTCAATTGTTTGGTTAAACTGCTCCGTTGCAATTTGTCCTAAATTGGATCGATGCACAACCTTGCCATTCATATCTATGATCTGCAGATTCGCATTGCCGCTCAATCGTCCTTTTCTGAAAATAGTCACCAATCCGTTTGAGGGATTCGGGTAAAGCAACAACTGATTATCCGGGCGATCAATGTCAATCACGGAAGTAATGACTGTGTTGCGTAGGACCGTCAACTCATCATTTGTAATGACCGGCAAGTTGTAATCAAAATAAATATGTGCACGGTTCAGCACAGTATCACCGACTGCAAGATTCGATTTTGGCTTAATACGGTATGCAACAAAACCATGACTGGCCGGTTCGTTCTTACTACTATCGACTAACAGAATATTCGGAAAACTAAATTCAAGGATATGCGGCTTGATCATGTACAGCTGATAGGGATGGCTTGATGAAAGCATTTCAAAACTGCTCCAGTCAAGTTTGTTTGTCAACGTATCTCTGATCATTACAGTAAAAGCAGTATCGGTTCCGGTATTTTGAAAACGGATGAGATAGGTTAGAAATTCATCACCGGCCAATTGCTCAGGTGTAATAATGCCACCGTGTGTTTCTGTTTTGTCGTTAGGATCATACGAACCTTGTACTTGCTGGACCAAGTTGAATTGATTGTCTTCCGGTGTTTCATCAGCAATTAAAGGAAAGACAAATGATTTGAATAAAAGCGTATCGGTATTGTTCACTGCGGGTGGTGCTGCAATGCGCAAATCCAGATTGATGTACGATGTATCAAACGGTTTCATGGAAGCGATATTCCAGATCAATGTATCGCCAACTGTTGTATTAACAACAGGAGATGCAGAGACAAAACTAACTCTCGGGTTTTGTACAAATTTCACCTGCACATTTGAAATGGTTTCAGTTCCCTGGTTAGTGCAGATCAATTGATATTGAACGGGGAAACCGGGACGGGCAATATTTAGAGGAAGAAGATTAATTGAGAGATCTTTTTTAGAACCTATTGGTTGAAGGGCAAAGTTGATGGTGTCCGTTTTATCAAAAGCAGGAAACTGCAGATTAACTGAGGCGGGTGCAATAGTATAATACGGAAGAGAAGAAGAAACCTTGATTGTGTACTGACCAGAATCCAACGGAATATTATAACCGTTGTCCATAGACGAAGCAGCCGCTATTAATCTGTTGCCCTTTTTAGCTTCTATTTTTAAATTATTGATAAAATATTCTCCTATGTCTTTAATGCCGTTACTGTTATTGTCAATGAAAATATTGCCGGTAACAAGATTGTATTGTTCAGAAAAATTGAGTACTGTATTACTATAAATATCCCATTCGAAATCTATATCATGATAACGTTCTTCATTCAGGCTATTATTGATTACATATAAATTATTCCTGTTAGTGCCATCTATAAGATGGTAACCATTCCTAATTCCTGGAAGTTTGATGGAATCAACAAATTGAAGGATGCTGTCATAAACAGCCACATTTCTGTTTTCACTGGGCTTAAAAACATAACCAGTTAGATCAAAATAACTGGATGCATCAAATTTTACACCATTGGTATTACGATCGGTAACCACTAATCCATCATAACCAAGCTCACGAAACCTTACTGAATCTGACAAATACATTTTTTTATCTTTTGTAAAAAAGAAACTCTTTCCAATTAATGATGAATCAATTATTTTATTTTGAATTATATTCAGGGCTGTATCCAAATGCAGCATCCAGAGTCCGCCTTTTGTTCCTTCAACTGGTAAATCCATATCCTTTGAGTCGGAATAGCCAACTGCCACATAACCATTTACAGGATGATCATGTATGTGTATGAATTTATCAGATACACTGCCGCCAAAACATTTAATGTTCAATAATTGACCCGAGGAAGAAAATTTTGCAACAAAAGCATCATTCATTTGTGAATACTGACTGGCTAGTCGTTTATAAAAACTAGTATCATATTCAACTATTGTATCATAATTTCTATAGACTGTATCAAAAACCCCGCCTACTGATTTGTAGGCCGGCGAGGTTGTATCAACTGAACGCCGTTTACCTGCAAAATAATTTGTAGCAGACCATGTTTGTCCTGCAATTAAAATATTATTATTTCGATCAATATCTAAACTATATGCGAAATCCCATCTTGTACCCCCAACATATTGTTGCCATTCAAGCACTCCATTTGCTGATATTTTGCACAAATAAATATCAGCAAACAAAAATGGATCACCAACATACGGATGTTCATAACCAAATTCTTTTGTCTGATTAACTGTAAGCCCTAAAAATCCACCATCATTTGTAGGTATGATTTCTGAAACATCAGCCGAGTGCCCGTAAATCCAGTCTCTGCCAAAATAAACTTGCCATAAGAAGTTTCCGCCATTTCCAAATTTAGAAACGGATATCCGCCCTAAAGAAAAGTTATACGTATTTTGGTCTCCTTTTCTGCCAAGAACAAAAACTTCACTATTACTATTTTGTATTACTTTCCTTAATCTTTCAAGGGGGGGCCAATCACCTCGGTAAAACTGAGAATCTAAAATTTCTCTTTCCCACCTCACCCCCGAAAACTGGGCATTCACCAACGAACTGCTTATAAGCAAGAGCATTGTAAGAAGAATACTATTTGAGTATTGCCGACCCATAAGATAATTTTTATATCAACTACCTGGTTGTAAGATTTCAGTTTCTATTGTATGATAAATTTACATTGATAAATATCCCGTCCTGCCAGCAATCGAACGACATACATACCTTTCACTAATCCACTCACGTCAACTGATTGATTAAACTGCTCAGTGGAAATCCGTCCTAAATTGGATTGATGAACAACCTTCCCATTCATATCAATGATCTGCAGATTTGCATTGCCGTTTATTTGTCCTTTTCTGAAAATTGTTACCAAACCATTTGATGGATTGGGGTAAAGCAACAATTGATTATGCGGTCGATCAATATCGATCACGGAAGTAATGACTGTGTTGCGCAGAACCGTTAACTCATCGTTTGTAATTACCGGCAGATTGTAATCAAAATAAATATGTGCCCTGTTCAGCACAGTATCCCCAACTGCAAGATTCGATTTTGGT contains:
- the accC gene encoding acetyl-CoA carboxylase biotin carboxylase subunit; protein product: MFKKILIANRGEIALRIIRTCREMGIKTVAVYSTADRESLHVKFADEAVCIGKPAGAESYLNVPNIIAAAEITNADAIHPGYGFLAENAKFAEICGQNGIKFIGPTPDQIRSMGDKITAKETMIKAGVPVVPGGGGLLESVDHAKQIASEVGYPVILKATAGGGGKGMRVVWSEDELERNFDMAKNEAGASFKNDGIYLEKFVEEPRHIEIQVAGDRYGTVCHLSERDCSIQRRHQKLVEESPSPFMTPELRKAMGDAACKAASAIGYESVGTIEFLVDKHRNFYFMEMNTRIQVEHCVTEEVTNFDLIKEQILIAQGEKISGENYEPQMHAIECRINAEDPYNDFRPSPGKITTLHQPGGHGIRIDSHVYAGYVIPPYYDSMIAKIIAVARTREEAINTMSRALSEYVIEGVKTTIPFHQQLMLDENFRKGNFTTKFLEGFTMK
- the accB gene encoding acetyl-CoA carboxylase biotin carboxyl carrier protein, whose translation is MDFKQIQELIKLVNKSNLSELTIEEKDFKVTIRQKDEIIQQTVISGQFQSAPALAPAPAPAPAIAAAPAAPTTTAAPADDNSKYITIKSPMIGTFYRKPSPDKPLFVEVGSEVTPGKVVCIIEAMKLFNEIESEVKGKIVKILVEDQSPVEYDQPLFLVDPS
- a CDS encoding T9SS type A sorting domain-containing protein, which produces MLEWQQYVGGTRWDFAYSLDIDRNNNILIAGQTWSATNYFAGKRRSVDTTSPAYKSVGGVFDTVYRNYDTIVEYDTSFYKRLASQYSQMNDAFVAKFSSSGQLLNIKCFGGSVSDKFIHIHDHPVNGYVAVGYSDSKDMDLPVEGTKGGLWMLHLDTALNIIQNKIIDSSLIGKSFFFTKDKKMYLSDSVRFRELGYDGLVVTDRNTNGVKFDASSYFDLTGYVFKPSENRNVAVYDSILQFVDSIKLPGIRNGYHLIDGTNRNNLYVINNSLNEERYHDIDFEWDIYSNTVLNFSEQYNLVTGNIFIDNNSNGIKDIGEYFINNLKIEAKKGNRLIAAASSMDNGYNIPLDSGQYTIKVSSSLPYYTIAPASVNLQFPAFDKTDTINFALQPIGSKKDLSINLLPLNIARPGFPVQYQLICTNQGTETISNVQVKFVQNPRVSFVSASPVVNTTVGDTLIWNIASMKPFDTSYINLDLRIAAPPAVNNTDTLLFKSFVFPLIADETPEDNQFNLVQQVQGSYDPNDKTETHGGIITPEQLAGDEFLTYLIRFQNTGTDTAFTVMIRDTLTNKLDWSSFEMLSSSHPYQLYMIKPHILEFSFPNILLVDSSKNEPASHGFVAYRIKPKSNLAVGDTVLNRAHIYFDYNLPVITNDELTVLRNTVITSVIDIDRPDNQLLLYPNPSNGLVTIFRKGRLSGNANLQIIDMNGKVVHRSNLGQIATEQFNQTIDISNLPKGFYLISLRVGKDQYTCRFIIQ